A window of the Malaclemys terrapin pileata isolate rMalTer1 chromosome 6, rMalTer1.hap1, whole genome shotgun sequence genome harbors these coding sequences:
- the ZNF462 gene encoding zinc finger protein 462 isoform X2 — translation MEVLQCDGCDFRAPSYEDLKAHIQDVHTAFLQPTDVSEESPSQPRSGSMNASNQTEVEFSSVKDEFTIADEIAGQNAAQMGTGSYYSHSQSFYSQHMAPNPKPTNKFFQCKFCVRYFRSKNLLIEHTRKVHGTQAGGSSVGPPAAGSLNYNIMMHEGFGKVFSCQFCTYKSPRRARIIKHQKMYHKNNLKESSTPPAAAAAISESASASVPVQESCKELPAEVVERSILESMVKPLTKSRGNFCCEWCSYQTPRRERWCDHMMKKHRSMVKILSSLRQQQDGTGLPDVQNKSAPNSAPNSNYISMNATGREMPNANVSNFRGSMSNSLIRPNSSTSSKFSSVSYPQMKPKSPHNSGMVNLSDRSRYGIADMTNSSADLETNSMLNDSSSDEELNEIDSENGLNSMDHQTSGMSAEQLMGSDGNKLLETKGIPFRRYMNRFQCPFCPFLTMHRRSISRHIENIHLSGKTAVYKCDECPFTCKSSLKLGAHKQCHTGTTSDWDAVNSQSESIASSLNESTVSYESGNINGRKSGGMMESVQQQQQQSPQPHSQHPYKCTLCNYSTTTLKGLRVHQQHKHSFCDNLPKYEGPSSNAPQESEVDAHAASSTVKKSQTSILGLSSKNNFVAKASRKLTNDFPLDLSPVKKRTRIDEIASNLQSKINQNKQQEDAVINVEDDEEEEEDNEVEIEVELDKEEEQTEPLMEVSSSYAPQQMWGRDTNDSQKETNFRNMPHDYNSTNGAEIELTLSEDEEDYYCSSVNMKDHQGPNASLLGSQSSMYGSDQNSENAEFNDSGRLYYCKHCDFSNKSARSVSTHYQRMHPYIKFSFRYILDPNDHSAVYRCLECYIDYTNFEDLQQHYGEHHPEAMNVLNFDHSDLIYRCRFCSYTSPNVRSLMPHYQRMHPTVKINNAMIFSSYVVEQQEGLNAESQTLREILNSAPKTMATSTPVARGAGVPATFNKNASKSFSPECENQKEPSVNSVVVYDCDVCSFASPNMHSVLVHYQKKHPEEKASYFRIQKTMRVVSVDRGSALAQLSFELGTPISPKLSNMASQPPPPPPPPPDLTTELYYCKHCSYSNRSVVGVLVHYQKRHPEIKVTAKYIRQTPPTAAMMRGGEMPPGIQRPPASMQLNRGSSESSVAPLENEMFFCQHCDYGNRTVKGVLIHYQKKHRDFKANADVIRQHTATIRSLCDRGQKKLSSSMPAPTSNAERDKAKLRALKCRQCSYTSPYFYALRKHIKKDHPSLKATVTSILRWAFLDGLIEAGYHCEWCIYSHTEPSGLLVHYQRRHPEHYVDYTYMATKLWAGPDPSPPALVMQSEAKTYKCRDCIFEASSIWDITNHYQAFHPWAMNGDESVLLDIIKEKDAAEKAGTQSDEVGTRVNSEEQITTSQMEQDVDCAEDSSLPQEKNVQLASANPAISSTPYQCTVCQSEYNNLHGLLTHYGKKHPGMKVKAADFAQDIDINPGAVYKCRHCPYINTRIHGVLTHYQKRHPSIKVTAEDFVHDVEQSNDMAQNDVEETSRIFKQGYGAYRCKLCPYTHGTLEKLKIHYEKYHNQPEFDVFAQSPPKVSASMELEGTPEIKASPEIAAEDIGEVTVPASHFSSSHLVSHTVFRCQLCKYFCSTRKGIARHYRIKHNNVRAQPEGKNNLFKCALCSYTNPIRKGLAAHYQKRHDIDAYYTHCLAASRTVSDKPSKVIIPSPPKDTSPQLSEELRRAVEKKKCSLCSFQSFSKKGIVSHYMKRHPGVFPKKQHASKLGGYFTAVYADEHEKQTLGEERNDFEKPEVENEAQEIEWLPFRCIKCFKLSFSTAELLCMHYTDHHSKDLKRDFTILGCGTRSQSSAYQCKHCDSKLHSMAELTSHLNSHNEEFQKRAKRQERRKQLLSKQKYADGAFADFKQERTFGHLEDVSKFKERKVVGYKCKFCVEVHPTLRAICNHLRKHVQYGNVSSVTATVKQEAEDSSNTTLEGFEGAKDHGMVEFTEAESGASLEDETRPGGYHCSQCDRVLMSMQGLRSHERSHLALAMFTREDKYSCQYCSFVSAFRHNLDRHMQTHHGHHKPFRCKLCPFKSSYNSRLKTHILKAHAGEHAYKCSSCSFSTMTISQLKEHSLKVHGKALTLPRPRIVSLVASLAQHASKNHTPAEEVEDSNDSSYSEPPDVQQQLNHYQSAALARNNNNISPIPLSGAAAGAEQKTEAILNCEFCEFSSGYIQSIRRHYRDKHGGKKLFKCKDCSFYTGFKSAFTMHVEAGHSAVPEEGPKDLRCPLCLYHTKYKRNMIDHIVLHREERVVPIEVCRSKLSKYLQGVVFRCDKCTFTCSSDESLQQHIEKHNELKPYKCQLCYYETKHTEELDTHLRDEHKVSRNFELVGRVNLDQLEQMKGKTESSSSDEEEKEEEMSPKTEERDSMMFSDSGAPEKRFPCEFCGRSFTEGSEWERHVLRHGMALNESKRGISEDDQPKENTEEDVKVPSAEEKESSEEMVDFSHKNETAVLGVAADKSLQENTEAKNE, via the exons ATGGAGGTGCTGCAGTGCGATGGCTGCGATTTTCGAGCTCCATCCTATGAAGACCTTAAAGCTCACATTCAAGATGTTCACACTGCTTTTTTGCAGCCAACAGATGTTTCTGAGGAAAGTCCTAGCCAGCCAAGGTCTGGCTCCATGAATGCTAGCAACCAGACAGAGGTCGAATTTTCTTCTGTAAAGGATGAATTTACAATTGCAGATGAAATTGCAG ggcAAAATGCAGCTCAGATGGGGACTGGAAGTTATTATAGCCATAGCCAGAGTTTTTATAGCCAGCACATGGCCCCAAATCCTAAACCAACAAATAAGTTTTTCCAGTGCAAATTCTGTGTGCGTTACTTCAGATCCAAAAACCTTCTCATAGAACATACCCGAAAAGTGCATGGCACACAAGCTGGAGGGAGCTCGGTGGGGCCGCCTGCTGCTGGATCCTTAAATTACAACATCATGATGCATGAAGGGTTTGGCAAAGTTTTCTCATGCCAGTTCTGCACCTATAAATCACCAAGGCGTGCAAGGATTATTAAGCACCAGAAAATGTATCACAAAAATAATCTAAAGGAGAGTTCAActccccctgctgctgcagctgccatATCTGAATCAGCATCTGCATCCGTGCCGGTGCAGGAATCCTGCAAGGAGCTGCCTGCTGAAGTAGTAGAGCGTAGCATCTTGGAATCCATGGTCAAGCCTTTAACAAAGTCCAGGGGCAATTTTTGCTGCGAATGGTGTAGCTATCAGACCCCTCGAAGGGAACGCTGGTGTGACCACATGATGAAGAAGCATCGCAGCATGGTAAAAATACTGTCAAGCCTGAGACAGCAACAGGATGGAACCGGATTGCCTGATGTGCAGAACAAGAGTGCGCCGAACTCCGCCCCAAACTCCAACTATATCTCTATGAATGCTACAGGACGTGAGATGCCGAATGCCAATGTCTCAAACTTCAGAGGCTCTATGAGTAACTCCCTTATCAGACCCAATTCTTCTACATCTTCAAAGTTTTCTTCTGTGTCTTATCCTCAAATGAAGCCTAAGTCACCTCATAACTCTGGTATGGTTAATTTGTCTGACAGATCCCGCTATGGAATAGCTGACATGACAAATTCTTCTGCTGACCTGGAAACTAATAGTATGCTAAATGACTCTAGCTCTGATGAAGAGCTAAATGAAATAGACAGTGAGAACGGCTTGAACTCCATGGATCACCAGACCTCAGGAATGTCTGCAGAGCAGCTGATGGGATCTGATGGTAACAAATTATTGGAAACAAAGGGGATACCCTTTAGAAGATACATGAACAGGTTCCAGTGTCCTTTTTGCCCTTTCCTCACTATGCACCGCCGAAGCATCTCCCGCCATATTGAGAACATCCACTTGTCTGGGAAGACGGCTGTATACAAGTGCGATGAATGTCCTTTCACTTGTAAGAGTTCATTAAAACTTGGAGCTCATAAACAATGTCATACAGGTACAACATCAGATTGGGATGCTGTGAATTCCCAGAGTGAAAGCATAGCCTCCTCTCTGAATGAAAGCACAGTGTCTTATGAAAGTGGAAATATAAATGGCAGGAAGTCAGGTGGAATGATGGAATCcgtgcagcagcaacagcaacagtcACCTCAACCCCACTCGCAGCACCCCTATAAATGCACGCTGTGCAACTACTCCACAACTACTTTGAAAGGTCTCCGAGTTCATCAACAACACAAGCATTCTTTTTGTGATAACTTGCCAAAATACGAGGGACCGTCATCCAATGCTCCACAGGAGAGTGAGGTGGATGCCCATGCTGCCTCCAGCACTGTGAAGAAAAGCCAGACCTCAATTCTTGGGTTATCATCTAAAAATAACTTTGTAGCTAAGGCCTCTCGAAAATTGACAAATGACTTTCCCCTCGATCTATCACCGGTGAAGAAGCGAACTAGAATTGATGAAATAGCTAGCAACTTACAGAGCAAAATCAACCAAAACAAGCAACAAGAAGATGCAGTGATTAATGTAGAGGAtgacgaagaggaggaggaagacaatgAAGTGGAGATAGAAGTAGAATTGGACAAGGAAGAAGAACAAACAGAGCCATTGATGGAGGTGTCTAGTTCCTATGCACCCCAGCAAATGTGGGGAAGAGATACTAATGATTCTCAGAAGGAGACTAATTTCAGGAACATGCCACATGATTATAATTCCACCAATGGGGCAGAAATTGAGCTAACTTTATCTGAAGATGAGGAAGATTATTACTGCTCTTCTGTCAACATGAAGGATCATCAAGGGCCTAATGCATCTCTTTTGGGCAGCCAGTCGAGTATGTATGGATCTGATCAAAACAGTGAAAATGCAGAGTTTAATGATTCTGGACGGCTTTATTATTGCAAACACTGTGACTTTAGCAACAAATCTGCCAGGAGTGTTAGCACCCACTACCAACGGATGCACCCTTACATTAAGTTCAGCTTTAGGTATATCTTGGACCCTAATGATCACAGTGCTGTGTACAGATGCCTTGAATGTTACATTGACTACACCAACTTTGAAGACCTGCAGCAGCATTATGGTGAGCATCATCCTGAAGCTATGAATGTACTCAACTTTGATCATTCCGATCTGATCTACCGCTGCCGCTTTTGCTCTTACACTAGCCCGAATGTTAGAAGCTTGATGCCGCACTACCAAAGAATGCACCCAACTGTTAAAATTAACAATGCAATGATATTTTCAAGCTACGTAGTCGAGCAGCAAGAAGGGTTAAATGCAGAGTCACAAACACTGAGAGAGATCTTGAATTCTGCTCCCAAGACCATGGCAACTTCCACCCCAGTGGCCCGCGGGGCTGGCGTGCCTGCTACATTTAACAAAAATGCTTCGAAGAGTTTTAGTCCAGAATGTGAAAATCAGAAAGAGCCTTCAGTTAATAGCGTTGTGGTGTATGACTGCGATGTGTGTTCGTTTGCAAGTCCTAACATGCATTCTGTTCTGGTGCATTATCAGAAAAAACACCCTGAAGAAAAGGCTTCATATTTCAGGATTCAGAAGACCATGCGGGTGGTGTCTGTCGACCGGGGTTCTGCCTTGGCTCAACTGTCCTTTGAGCTGGGAACTCCCATCTCCCCCAAACTGTCCAACATGGCTTCgcagccaccacctcccccaccaccaccaccagaccTCACCACTGAACTCTACTACTGCAAGCACTGTTCATATAGCAACCGCTCGGTGGTGGGAGTGCTCGTCCACTATCAGAAAAGGCATCCAGAAATAAAGGTCACTGCGAAATACATTAGGCagaccccccccacagcagcaatGATGAGGGGTGGTGAAATGCCACCTGGCATTCAGAGGCCACCAGCATCTATGCAGCTGAACAGGGGCAGCTCTGAGAGCTCTGTGGCTCCCCTTGAGAATGAAATGTTCTTCTGTCAGCATTGTGATTATGGAAATCGGACCGTTAAAGGCGTGCTCATTCATTATCAAAAGAAGCATCGTGACTTCAAAGCCAACGCAGATGTGATCAGGCAGCACACGGCCACAATTAGGAGCCTTTGCGATCGTGGCCAGAAAAAATTgtccagcagcatgcctgcgCCCACTTCCAATGCAGAGCGGGACAAGGCTAAACTAAGAGCTCTCAAATGCCGGCAGTGTTCCTACACGTCGCCTTATTTTTATGCACTGAGGAAGCATATTAAGAAAGACCACCCAAGCCTGAAGGCCACAGTTACATCCATTTTACGATGGGCATTTTTGGATGGCTTAATAGAAGCTGGTTATCACTGTGAATGGTGTATTTATTCACATACAGAGCCTAGCGGTTTGCTCGTGCATTACCAAAGGAGACATCCTGAGCATTATGTTGACTATACATACATGGCCACTAAACTCTGGGCAGGTCCAGAtccttcccctccagccctaGTGATGCAATCAGAGGCAAAAACCTATAAATGCAGAGACTGCATTTTTGAAGCATCTTCCATTTGGGATATTACGAATCACTATCAGGCTTTTCATCCTTGGGCCATGAATGGGGATGAATCTGTGTTGCTGGATATCATCAAGGAGAAAGATGCTGCTGAGAAAGCTGGGACCCAGTCCGATGAAGTCGGGACCAGGGTTAATTCTGAAGAGCAGATAACCACATCACAGATGGAACAGGATGTCGATTGTGCAGAAGATTCCAGCCTTCCCCAGGAAAAAAATGTCCAGCTGGCCTCTGCAAACCCTGCAATATCCTCCACGCCGTATCAGTGCACGGTGTGTCAGTCTGAATACAACAACTTGCACGGCCTCCTGACGCATTATGGCAAAAAACATCCTGGCATGAAAGTTaaagctgcagattttgcacAGGACATAGACATTAACCCAGGAGCCGTGTACAAGTGCAGGCATTGCCCATACATTAATACACGCATCCACGGTGTCCTTACACACTACCAGAAACGGCATCCGTCAATAAAGGTCACCGCTGAGGATTTTGTGCATGACGTGGAGCAGTCTAATGACATGGCCCAGAATGATGTGGAAGAAACGAGTAGGATTTTCAAGCAAGGGTATGGTGCTTACAGATGCAAATTATGCCCTTATACCCATGGCACTTTGGAAAAGCTTAAAATTCACTATGAAAAATACCACAACCAACCTGAATTTGACGTATTTGCGCAGTCACCGCCGAAGGTGTCTGCATCCATGGAGCTGGAGGGTACCCCCGAAATAAAGGCTTCTCCGGAAATTGCTGCTGAGGACATCGGAGAAGTCACCGTGCCAGCTTCTCATTTCTCCAGCTCTCATCTCGTGTCTCACACGGTGTTCCGCTGCCAGCTGTGCAAATATTTCTGCTCCACCCGGAAGGGGATAGCCAGGCACTACCGCATCAAACACAACAATGTCCGGGCGCAGCCCGAAGGCAAAAACAACCTCTTCAAATGCGCTTTGTGTTCCTACACAAACCCCATCCGCAAAGGGCTTGCTGCACACTACCAGAAACGGCACGACATTGACGCTTATTACACTCATTGTCTGGCAGCCTCCAGGACGGTAAGTGACAAGCCCAGTAAAGTGATCATTCCGTCTCCTCCCAAAGACACCTCTCCTCAATTGAGCGAGGAGCTGAGGAGGGCAGTGGAAAAGAAAAAGTGCTCGCTTTGTTCCTTCCAGTCCTTTAGCAAAAAGGGCATTGTGTCCCACTACATGAAGCGTCACCCTGGTGTTTTCCCTAAGAAGCAGCATGCGAGCAAACTGGGGGGCTACTTTACCGCTGTGTATGCTGATGAGCATGAAAAGCAGACTCTAGGAGAGGAGAGAAATGATTTTGAAAAGCCCGAGGTGGAGAATGAGGCTCAGGAAATCGAGTGGCTTCCTTTCAGGTGCATAAAATGTTTCAAACTGTCCTTCAGCACAGCCGAGCTGCTGTGTATGCATTACACTGACCACCACAGCAAAGATTTGAAGAGAGACTTTACCATACTGGGATGTGGCACCCGTTCTCAGAGCTCTGCCTACCAGTGCAAGCACTGTGATAGTAAACTGCATAGCATGGCAgaactgacctcacacttgaaCAGTCACAATGAGGAATTCCAGAAGCGTGCCAAACGTCAAGAGAGGAGGAAACAGCTTTTGAGCAAGCAGAAATATGCAGATGGTGCTTTTGCAGATTTCAAACAAGAGAGG ACGTTCGGTCACTTGGAAGATGTATCAAAATTTAAGGAGAGAAAAGTTGTTGGATACAAATGTAAATTTTGCGTGGAAGTTCATCCCACCCTTCGAGCCATCTGTAATCACCTTCGCAAGCATGTTCAGTATGGGAATGTCTCTTCTGTGACAGCTACCGTAAAG CAGGAAGCGGAAGATTCTTCAAACACAACTTTGGAGGGTTTTGAGGGAGCAAAAGACCATGGCATGGTGGAATTTACAGAAGCTGAATCTGGAGCATCCTTGGAAGATGAAACCAGGCCTGGGGGCTACCACTGCAGCCAGTGTGACCGGGTTTTGATGTCTATGCAGGGTCTGCGATCTCATGAGAGAAGTCATTTGGCTCTGGCCATGTTTACCCGTGAAGACAAGTACAGCTGCCAGTATTGCTCCTTTGTCTCTGCTTTCAGGCACAA TTTGGATCGCCATATGCAGACTCATCACGGACACCATAAACCATTCCGTTGCAAACTCTGCCCATTCAAGTCCTCCTATAATAGCCGTCTGAAAACTCATATACTCAAAGCTCATGCTG GTGAACATGCCTACAAATGCTCCTCCTGCTCATTTTCCACCATGACAATCAGCCAGCTGAAAGAGCACTCCTTGAAAGTGCATGGGAAAGCACTGACACTACCAAGACCCCGCATTGTCAGCCTTGTAGCCTCACTCGCCCAACACGCCTCCAAGAACCACACTCCTGCTGAAGAAGTGGAGGACTCTAATG ATTCTTCGTACTCCGAACCTCCTGATGTTCAGCAACAGCTGAACCACTACCAGTCAGCAGCTCTGGccaggaacaacaacaacattagCCCCATCCCACTTtctggggctgctgcaggagCTGAACAGAAAACTGAAGCCATCCTTAACTGTGAATTTTGTGAATTCTCCTCGGGTTACATTCAGAGCATTCGGCGTCACTACCGTGACAAACATGGAGGAAAGAAACTCTTCAAGTGCAAAGATTGTTCCTTTTATACAGGCTTTAA ATCTGCTTTTACTATGCACGTGGAAGCTGGGCATTCCGCAGTTCCTGAGGAAGGACCCAAAGACCTTCGCTGTCCTCTTTGCCTGTACCACACCAAATACAAACGTAACATGATTGACCATATAGTCCTGCACAGAG